The Bombus fervidus isolate BK054 chromosome 8, iyBomFerv1, whole genome shotgun sequence genome window below encodes:
- the LOC139989935 gene encoding uncharacterized protein yields MRLYSRRVSLRESFLEILARRSLIPKRVNRLKGIYLFRAAVRLVLEYIEWLTEKSVVEEVSDDITINIRKAQEKKHEKKALTLEDRSYLLTRPEDRSSDDRKYIYELFKKFRVFKKYPEHLREILAGVCFYQYLRPDRVIVRQGREAENLYFIISGEVSVSKIVIDRWTGDSEEVDMGILSPGDIFGEVALLHEIPRSAAVFTKTAVDLIRIPRLEFDDVLRSPLKREWDILQDALVHFNYFKCWDEETIRECCILSKLKDFQPDEVLLGDGKGMVNHVHFLLEGECRLIEHMIVRKTHSVYGTQYELYDPEKDNAKKEPRLLKSLEMATKMDELEYEYETTKANDMDEAIDGSRDLIDYTQLLLSSKATDRRMDFERSSVITTTLLDVMNEWQKITDVAEMLMREPSSTSQQRYPTDVRTIFMQICTFNRGACFGLGENMVNRRIVATSSVRCFLVPRYWLRIHNRANIWERVKLFLDSKFPTEGRLFEKFVTNRRWLEYKKTLIEDIGRQGRRIHSNVSIHDVPYAIRIANDIGMEM; encoded by the exons atgcgTTTATACAGTAGAAGAGTTTCACTTCGTGAATCATTTCTTGAAATACTAGCAAGAAGATCATTAATTCCAAAAAGG GTCAATAGGTTAAAGGGGATTTATCTTTTCCGAGCTGCAGTGAGACTGGTCTTGGAATATATCGAATGGTTAACCGAGAAGTCTGTAGTTGAAGAAGTCAGTGAcgatattacaattaatattcggAAGGCACAAGAAAAAAAACACGAAAAGAAAGCTCTTACTCTAGAG GATCGTTCTTATTTATTAACGAGGCCAGAAGACCGATCATCGGAcgacagaaaatatatatatgaattatttaaaaagtttcgcGTGTTCAAAAAATATCCTGAACATTTGAGAGAAATTTTAGCGGGGGTATgcttttatcaatatttacgACCTGATCGCGTAATTGTGCGACAAGGTCGCGAAGCTGAAAatctttatttcattataagcGGAGAAGTCAGCGTATCGAAAATAGTTATTGATCGCTGGACTG GTGATTCGGAAGAGGTTGATATGGGCATTTTGAGTCCTGGTGATATATTCGGTGAAGTCGCATTGTTGCATGAAATACCAAGATCAGCAGCAGTATTTACAAAAA CCGCAGTAGATTTGATCCGCATTCCTCGTTTGGAATTCGATGACGTTTTGCGGTCTCCTTTAAAAAGAGAGTGGGACATATTGCAGGATGCGTTAGtacatttcaattattttaaatgttgGGATGAAGAAACAATACGAGAATGTTGTATTCTCAGTAAATTAAAGGATTTTCAACCTGATGAg gTTTTGTTAGGTGATGGTAAAGGAATGGTGAATCATGTCCATTTTCTATTAGAAGGTGAATGTCGTCTGATAGAACACATGATTGTTCGTAAAACACATTCTGTTTATGGAACTCAATACGAATTATACGATCCTGAAAAGGATAATGCAAAGAAGGAACCCAGATTATTAAAGAGCTTAGAAATGGCTACAAAGATGGACGAATTAGAATACGAATATGAAACTACCAAA GCAAATGACATGGACGAGGCTATCGACGGAAGTCGAGATCTTATAGATTATACACAACTCTTACTATCATCGAAAGCAACTGATAGGAGAATGGATTTTGAACGTTCAAGCGTCATTACAACTACATTATTAGATGTT ATGAATGAATGGCAAAAAATTACGGATGTAGCAGAAATGTTAATGAGAGAACCTTCATCAACCTCTCAGCAACGTTATCCGACTGACGTACGtacaatatttatgcaaatttgtacGTTTAACAGGGGTGCGTGTTTCGGCTTAg GAGAAAATATGGTTAATCGAAGGATAGTAGCTACTTCGTCCGTAAGATGTTTTTTGGTTCCGCGGTATTGGTTGAGAATTCATAATCGTGCAAATATTTGGGAACGCGTAAAGTTGTTCTTGGATTCCAAATTTCCTACTGAGGGgcgattatttgaaaaattcgtaACAAATCGCAG
- the Pomp gene encoding proteasome maturation protein: MSFGLPPLVPKPTVNDQFNIHDDNYGIPNPMVSGLTASRQHIGYAHPLEASEKSYEKNRTRMNMVLLRNTQGLHAPMRLAMELKATEKIGRLPFLPSSHMMKDVLLGKDEEIGFEDILNIPEFREQMGQPHAIVEKSLGIL, encoded by the exons ATG AGTTTTGGTTTGCCACCACTTGTTCCAAAACCTACTGTAAACGACCAGTTCAACATTCACGATGACAATTATGGTATACCTAATCCAATGGTTTCAGG ATTAACAGCATCTAGGCAGCACATAGGTTATGCACATCCATTGGAAGCATCTGAGAAAagt TATGAGAAAAATCGTACTCGCATGAACATGGTGTTATTAAGAAACACACAAGGATTACATGCTCCAATGCGTCTAGCAATGGAATTAAAAGCTACTGAAAAAATTGGAAGACTTCCATTTCTTCCATCATCACACATGATGAAAGATGTGTTACTTGGAAAGGATGAAGAAATAgg GTTTGAAGACATATTAAACATACCTGAATTTAGAGAACAAATGGGGCAACCACATGCTATTGTTGAAAAAAGTCTTGGAATATTATAA
- the LOC139989642 gene encoding LOW QUALITY PROTEIN: 2-oxo-4-hydroxy-4-carboxy-5-ureidoimidazoline decarboxylase-like (The sequence of the model RefSeq protein was modified relative to this genomic sequence to represent the inferred CDS: substituted 2 bases at 2 genomic stop codons): MYLGGILSTSEVNALTSEQFEWLFKNVVEHYSDIAQYVAHMRLFASVKNTKRCFYEXLDNLDTSGKDNNHILNNYKQNPELESMSKYKEKFHIPFAIHMQENKVXTILTSIQMRLQDTKDNELRVAIQEVQKICNSRIDHLVWSDIYI; encoded by the exons ATGTATTTAGGTGGGATTTTAAGTACATCAGAAGTAAATGCTTTAACTTCTGAACAATTTGAATGgctttttaaaaatgttgttGAACATTACTCAGATATTGCACAATATGTAGCACATATGAGATTATTTGCATCAgttaaaaatactaaaagaTGTTTTTATGAATAGTTAGATAATTTGGATACTTCTGGTAAAGACAAT AATCACATTCTGaacaattataaacaaaatccTGAACTCGAATCTATGTCAAA ATACAaggaaaaatttcatattcctTTTGCAATACATATGCAGGAAAATAAAGTGTAAACAATTCTTACATCAATTCAAATGCGTTTGCAAGATACGAAAGATAACGAATTACGTGTTGCAATTCAAGAAGTtcagaaaatatgtaatagCAGAATAGATCATCTCGTATGgtcagatatatatatataa
- the LOC139989786 gene encoding betaine-homocysteine S-methyltransferase, with protein sequence MQEVKVLDGGFSTQLATHVGDIIDGDPLWTARFLVTNPNTVIFTHLDFLKAGADIIQTNTYQTSVDGFSKYMNLSEEEGLNLFSKAVDYAKEAINLYKDEIKNKRNVINANPLIAGSVGPYGACLHDASEYTGKYCSTVSEEILMNWHRPRIQKLIESGVDMLAIETIPSKLEAKALVKLLKEFPNSKAWLSFSCSYDGKSIADGSHFQDIALWCYKEALPGQILAIGVNCIAPQNVTSLLKGINENCKQDFIPLVVYPNSGEKYTVEQGWVKKGEGYSLQEFIHEWLDLGVRYIGGCCRTNAVDVKKIRVEVEKWKSN encoded by the coding sequence ATGCAAGAAGTGAAGGTGTTAGATGGTGGATTTTCTACACAATTAGCAACTCATGTTGGTGATATAATAGATGGTGATCCTTTATGGACTGCACGATTTCTTGTTACGAATCCTAATACAgttatttttacacatttgGATTTTTTAAAAGCTGGAGCAGACATAATTCAGACAAACACTTATCAAACATCTGTTGATGGTTTTTCAAAGTATATGAATCTTTCAGAAGAGGAAGGTCTTAATTTGTTTTCTAAAGCTGTAGATTATGCTAAAGAagctataaatttatacaaagatgagataaaaaataaaagaaatgttatAAATGCAAATCCATTAATTGCTGGATCAGTTGGGCCTTATGGAGCCTGTTTGCATGATGCTTCAGAATATACTGGAAAATATTGCTCAACTGTGTCAGAAGAAATTCTTATGAATTGGCACAGACCACGTattcaaaaattaatagaaagtgGCGTTGATATGTTAGCTATAGAAACAATTCCAAGCAAGCTAGAAGCAAAAGCACTGgttaaattattgaaagagTTTCCAAATAGTAAAGCTTGGTTGTCTTTCTCATGTAGCTACGATGGAAAGAGCATAGCAGATGGCTCTCATTTTCAGGACATAGCACTATGGTGTTACAAGGAAGCCTTGCCAGGACAAATTTTAGCAATTGGAGTCAATTGTATCGCACCACAAAATGTAACTTCTTTATTAAAgggaataaatgaaaattgtaaacAAGACTTTATACCACTGGTAGTATATCCTAATAGTGGTGAAAAGTATACAGTAGAACAGGGTTGGgtgaaaaaaggagaaggatATTCTTTACAGGAATTTATACACGAATGGCTTGATTTAGGTGTTCGATACATAGGTGGATGTTGTAGAACAAATGCTGTAGATGTGAAGAAAATACGAGTAGAggtagaaaaatggaaaagtaattaa
- the LOC139989785 gene encoding betaine-homocysteine S-methyltransferase, translating into MDIKILDGGFSSQLSTHIGAKIDGDPLWTARFLATNPDAVYATHLDFLRAGADIIETSTYQASVPDLMKYLSVTEEEGIKLLHKAVNLAKNAVNDYIKEIIENNDIENKNPIIAGSCGPYGASLHDGSEYNGTYGKTTPRDTIIEWHKSRINALVDADINLLALETIPCCQEAEALIELLREYPNIKAWLSFSCKKDSQNIVDGSNFQEIALRCYKTALPGQIVAIGVNCIAPENVTPLLKNINTGPANEFIPLIAYPNSGEIYLQSEGWIKNGNSASFENFIPEWLELGIRYLGGCCRMYAEDIKSIRKEVKNFKRKGES; encoded by the coding sequence atggaTATTAAGATTTTGGACGGTGGATTTAGTTCACAATTATCCACTCATATTGGTGCAAAAATTGATGGCGATCCTCTGTGGACAGCAAGATTTTTAGCGACAAATCCCGATGCAGTTTATGCTACGCATTTAGATTTTCTACGAGCAGGTGCAGATATTATTGAAACAAGTACATATCAAGCTTCAGTTCctgatttaatgaaatatttatctgtAACTGAAGAGGAaggtataaaattattacacaaAGCTGTAAATCTTGCTAAAAATGCAGTGAATgattatattaaagaaattatagagaacaatgatattgaaaataagaatCCTATCATTGCTGGCTCCTGTGGACCTTATGGAGCTAGCTTACACGATGGTTCTGAATATAATGGAACTTATGGTAAAACAACACCTCGTGATACCATCATTGAATGGCACAAATCACGTATAAATGCTCTTGTAGATGctgatataaatttattagcaCTAGAAACTATACCTTGCTGTCAGGAAGCAGAAGCATTAATTGAACTTTTAAGAGAATATCCAAACATTAAGGCATGGCTTTCATTTTCTTGCAAAAAAGATAGTCAAAACATAGTAGATGGGAGTAATTTCCAAGAAATTGCTTTACGTTGCTATAAAACGGCATTACCAGGACAAATAGTTGCCATTGGTGTAAATTGCATTGCTCCAGAAAACGTAACTCCTttactaaaaaatatcaatacaGGGCCAGCGAATGAATTTATACCATTAATCGCATATCCTAATAGCGGTGAAATCTATTTACAAAGTGAAGGCTGGATAAAAAATGGAAACTCTGcttcatttgaaaattttattcctgAATGGCTAGAACTTGGAATACGTTATCTTGGAGGATGTTGCAGAATGTATGCAGAagatataaaatcaattagAAAAGAAGTAAAGAATTTCAAGAGAAAAGGGGAGTCATAA